In Puntigrus tetrazona isolate hp1 unplaced genomic scaffold, ASM1883169v1 S000000270, whole genome shotgun sequence, a single genomic region encodes these proteins:
- the LOC122333365 gene encoding chemokine-like receptor 1: MEDATHSEYEHAEYAEYSDLAGEEHLHPERYCTDAACVTTVIFTVVTCVLGIAGNGAAIWMTGFKMKKSVNTTWFLSLALSGFIFCAALPSVIDYRLKQSWNFGPFMCSLHSFVAYLSIYSSIFILVIISADHCLAVTFPVWAQNQRTVKKASAVVVLVWIASLSLSIPPAQFSITINIQSIAICYIHYEHHHTVVLMHFTFGFLIPLLIIFTCYFILIRKLRANQTFRFTKPYRVVALLITAFFICWLPFQIVSLLVLDRSNHSFSLFVALLVCNILASANSFLNPLIYVFMNNKKRCSFLAKTESAEESAAEATSVEDGLSAAV, from the coding sequence ATGGAAGACGCAACGCATTCAGAATACGAACATGCAGAATATGCAGAATATTCCGATTTAGCCGGAGAAGAGCACTTGCATCCTGAACGCTACTGCACGGACGCGGCCTGCGTAACCACGGTGATCTTCACCGTCGTCACGTGTGTTCTGGGCATCGCTGGAAACGGCGCGGCGATCTGGATGACCGGCTTTAAGATGAAGAAGTCGGTGAACACCACCTGGTTCCTGAGCCTGGCTCTGTCCGGCTTCATTTTCTGCGCAGCTCTGCCTTCCGTCATCGACTACAGGCTGAAGCAGAGCTGGAACTTCGGGCCGTTCATGTGCAGCCTTCACAGTTTCGTGGCTTACCTCAGCATCTACAGCAGCATCTTCATCCTGGTCATCATCAGCGCGGACCACTGCCTCGCCGTCACGTTTCCCGTCTGGGCCCAGAACCAGCGCACGGTGAAGAAAGCGTCGGCGGTCGTCGTGTTGGTTTGGATCGCGTCTTTGTCGCTCAGCATTCCTCCTGCGCAGTTCAGCATCACCATAAACATTCAATCGATCGCCATATGCTACATCCACTACGAGCACCACCACACCGTCGTGCTCATGCACTTCACTTTTGGGTTTTTGATTCCGTTGCTGATCATCTTCACCTGTTACTTCATCCTGATCCGTAAACTTAGAGCAAACCAAACGTTCAGGTTCACCAAGCCCTACAGGGTCGTGGCGTTACTGATCACAGCTTTCTTCATCTGCTGGCTGCCGTTTCAGATCGTTTCTCTGCTAGTGTTGGACAGATCTAATCACAGCTTTTCCCTTTTCGTGGCCCTGCTGGTTTGCAACATTCTGGCCAGCGCCAACAGCTTCCTGAACCCGCTCATCTACGTATTCATGAACAATAAGAAACGCTGCTCATTTCTTGCGAAAACCGAGAGCGCCGAGGAAAGCGCCGCCGAAGCAACTTCCGTGGAAGACGGGCTTTCTGCTGCTGTCTGA